The Prinia subflava isolate CZ2003 ecotype Zambia chromosome 2, Cam_Psub_1.2, whole genome shotgun sequence genomic sequence gagcaggggcacTTTCACCCTCAGTCTGGGTGACTGCCTGTAGCACTCACAGGTGACCCCAGAACCACAACCACAGCATCCTGCCATTCCCAGGACTGGAGATCTCAGTCAACATCTTCAGGACATTTCATGACTAAATGACAAATCCATTACAAatgcaaatacaaatacaaatacaaccatttttactttcttcttaAATAGATGCAATTAAATTTAGTAATTAATaaattagcatggtaaagtgtgagcaaagacagcgctgggtacagtggaaggattttcccttccgactgcaccctgattgctggacttgctggtattttatttgccatattcatacatattcataagcttttctcagcagttcctatttccaatttttaacatcattattcaatacctattgtggtccattttagatttcaatattccaggatgttcatccaggatatgtatcccaggtggtggggtccagcttcaagatgtggggtccagcttctattttccagatctatcagtctttgatagtgatgtccagtttccctttttcaggaaccataaatcagcgggctgaaatattttcttccgTATCCAGGATGTTTTTTTACCAGTCagtgagaaagcctttttacattctaaaactacagtttaaaattctttattacaaaacaagcttctaaagCTATAATTCAAACACACTTATTACtgaatagcttgagatttataataggtaattgcaagcaaagtttgttcagAAACCTtattccatgctttcctcagttgtttattagaactcatctttataactgtctcATGGCCgtgttctacaattacaattacacagattctttttatttccctagCACGAAGCACtaatttctgtttcacagtCTGGAGGATAAAACTCAGCCGCGCGGAGCTCccttttctgaaagagaaaaaaccctgtaCTTGGAACTTTAGCCAAGCATCCTTTACCAGAACTCACAAGAATCGGTTGTCAGAGAATTCTTCGAAGGGCGCCGCCATTGTGCTGTACGGACGGCGGTGCTGCACATGCGCAGTGCTGCTGAAGGGCACGGCCCGGTTCCCGCCGTGTTCAAACTCCGCTCGCtcggcggggctgccccgggccgggggcgctGCCCGTATGGCCGAGGGAGACACCCGCAAGGTCGGGACAGGCCGGGCCCGCTGCCTTCTTCCCCGCAGAGCCGCTCGGCCCCGAGCAGAGTCCCGCAGATCGCGGGGCGCACGGAAATGGCACGGGGCACACGGGCGGCGCGAGTTAAGCAGTTGGCGTAAGTTTGGTATTCACGAACATTACGCAATCTACGGAGCGTTCGTGAACAGCGCGGGTTACGCAATTTGCGTACGCGGCGGGAATGCCGCAGATGGCATTCcatggggatggagctgctgcggAGAAGGGAACGGGGTCTTTAATAAGATTAAAAGCAAGGAGCGATCGGAGGAAGTCATGATAAAAATACAAAGCCAAGTGGAGCTTGTGGAGAGAGACCAAAACCATCAAAAACTGCAAATATGCTTGGTGTTACAAGTTGCATTTTTAGATTTTCAAGCAGAGACAAAGAAggacaaaaaatattcttagGACTCTGATAAAACCTTCCCTACCATCTAGAGACAGTGGCAGGCTGAAAGTCTGCAGATGGCCTTAACATCCCGGTCCCGGCGAGGGAGTGACCGTCCCCGGTGAGTGCCCCCCGTGAGCGCCCTCCCGGCGGGGTCTCGTCCCCTGTGCCCGGTCCCTGCGCTCTCTGCCCGCTCCATATCCGTACTCGTTGACGGGGAACAAGCATCTGAATCTGGAACAGGACTCCCGTGATTGATAGGTCTGCTGGCATTTATTCCCTTTGGTCACTCTCCAGGTCCATTATGGAGTTAGGATCTGGATGCAGCATCTGGTTTCTTACAGAGCTGTTGGATGAATCCTTTTGCACAAAGGGTGGTGGAATGTTGCACTGGCATTTACTCTTTGGTGTTTCACACTTTGCAAGGCGTTTTGGAATGCAAATGAAGGTTATGGAATACTTAGGAAATACATATGTAGGGAATATACACAAATATTCCTTGTGTGACATATCTGGTAATGAGGTTTTCTAAGAAAAAGCAACTCTGTAACAAGAATAGTCATTTGTTTGAAATTCATACACAAGAAATAGATCAAAATGAAAGGACAAGGAGCTGAATCAATCCAGTTACCCAGACAAATTTTAGTCCTGCCTCCTCACCATAACAGGATGACAGCCTTACATGAAACACATCTTTAGAGCTGTCTGATAGGTTAGTGGTATTACTAGTTTAAAATCACAACAATCTTGCCACATTGGCTTACCCGATACTTAACAGAAACTGATTAGAAATGGTTTGTGTGGGTAAGGGATTgtgttttgaggggttttgtcTTGTGTCTCTTTACTGTGAATACATTCTTTCTCTTCTGCGTAGTTTTGTTGGTGTCCATTCCTGACTTCTGCCATTAATTTCTCCCTGGCTGTGTGGGAGCTGTACAAGAAGGTGCTGTCCCCTCTCCAAAGTCTTCCTTGGAATCCTTGCACACCATGCAATCTTGTGAAATGATGGTATGTCTGTTCTTGGAGTCTTTTGTAACCATTGTGTTGCCAGAGGAAGCACGGACATAAATGCTCTCACCTTCCTTACATGTTCAGTTCAAACAAAGAAATCAATCTGTGTCATCTTTTGGAGTAAGTTCTAGCATTTCTTACAATGAGTAAAACTGTTGATCTGGTAGGCAGCACAGCATCAGTGGAAAAGTCATGGTTGATCATTTTGGCACTTCAATTTGTCAGCAGACTATTGCTGGTGTTGGACAAGATAGGTTTCACCTGCTCAAGCTCCATTAACCCAAGGGACTGGAACCAAATGTGTGCTGTGAACTGTTAGAAAGGGTACTGGAATTGTTACCAACTTGTTCCTGTAGTTCCTAGGGTTTGGGAGAGAGTCTAAATCCAGTTTTGTAAGGAGAAAAACTCAGCCTAACAAAGCGTGATGGGTTCAGCAGAGTCTAAGGGAATACTGAGAGAAGTGCCTCAGGATATTTAATTGGGAAGATGAGAGAAGTCATTTGATGAGCACTTGATGGAGTTTCTGTGTATTCTGTGCATCCCCACGTTCATTAAAAGCTGTAATAATGCAGGGTCACTAAcactctgtttttcttcctatttAAGGTGTCGTGAATAAACACAAACTCCATGGACTTCGGGCCTGGATCATTACCCTTGTGCTTTGCTCTGCAAATGCTTCTTGCTTCCCCTTCTTCTCACCTAGCATCATTTTTGAGGGCTGGattcctctcctgcagggtgCCAGTACCTTGGGATGTGCAGTGGCCACGTTTGCCATGATCAAGGCTGCTTTTTGCCTGCCAGTGCCAAAGAGTGGTATGAGAATTTTAGTAATAAGAGGATCCTAGGTATCAGAGATTCCCATTGTTCAGCAGAATTGGAGTCTATCAATGGAATGACGGAATCTGTTTcactggcacagggagctgggccAGACCATGGCAGTGGTTCTTGGCTTCCCTGGCAGCATCCCCTGTGTTTCACACTGCAtgccctggcactggcagccTCAGGGTCGCAGATGGAGCCCCAAAGGAGGTTTGGTTGTTGGTTGCTTGTCAAGAGATGAACAGTGGAAATGCTGAACTGCAGAACTTGAAACAAAAGTTTGTGAAAATTGGTATAAATTGGTGCTATTTTCAGCAGCTGACAATATGGAATGTGACCAAGTGAGTTTTGTGTTGATCCTGACAGCAGACTTGGTGAAGCTGCTGAGCTTGGCTGGTTGGCCTGGGGCAgagttctgttttttttttcccagtagcTGCTCTGGGCATTCTTTTGGATTTGAGCTGAGACAGTGTTGCTcacacagggatgttttcacTAGTGCTGAGCAGCGTTTACACAGCATCAAGGCCTTTTGTGCATCTCAGCCCAGCCACCAGGGAGTGGGCTGGGCGAGCACAGGGAGTTGGGAGGGAACACTGCTTCCCCCAAGTGAGCCAAGGAATATCCCAGGccacattttttcttcccttactCTGTGCTTGACTCAGAGTTACTGTTGAAGAAATAAACCATATTTCCACTGCCTTTCACACCTTTCAATgagtatattttatttacagtacAAAGCTAATGGGAGCCATCTCTGAACAGTGCATTTTAGACTCAAAGCACTTGAATTCTTTGAATTCCACACCTCCAAAgcaagctgcagccaggagtgcAGAGTAATGGTTCCCCCTATTCCCTCCTGCTGGAATGTATCCTAAGAAGgacaacatttaaaataatttcagaatatGCTCTCAACATTTCACCACGCACAAAAGGAGATGGGATTACTTGGGTAAAAAAATCATGCACTAAATATTGCACTTGACAGCAAACCATCGAATCTTAGGGAAGGCAGCTGAATCTCACACATCTTTGTCTTCCACAGAATATGTAGCCCACATTGCCTGTGTTTTCCCTCCTGCTAAATCTGAGATAAAGAACCTAATTTTGTAGGCTAGAGGAGAGTTTCAGTGACCTACTGAAAACAAGGACTTCCACAGGCACACTGTGTTTATAGTGTACTGTAATGTTCCTCCTGCCCACCCTCTGCTGCACAGGCATGAAGGATTTTCCCATCCCACAAAGTCTAGGGTTTAACAGcctgtgaggtttttttataCATCACTTCTCTAAATCTCTGGGTATTTGAATAATATACTTCGTTCATATTAAGAAAACgctatatataattttatttgtagACTACCAAGTTGAAAACAGATACAAAACCAACAGGACATAGGAACTTAATATGAAACccaactaaaataataaaacagtgCATTTTGCTCAATAGTTTAATTTCACTGTTTCACTGATCTTCAATAAAAACCCTACTCCATTAAACCTGAATGTTTTAGCCCTTGTTTCTCTATTGTATTAAAGAATCCTAAGTCACTTTAACAAACATTCTAATTAATTCCAATAACATAACAAGCAGTAGTTCCCATTGCATGAATGCACATGGacaatattatatataataaagCCAAACCATTTAACAAGTGTGAAGAGATTTGCACTATGAATAAACTGAACAAAAACCCAAGTGGACTCTGAAATTACAGAGCTGCAGTAACACAAtggcacattttattttaagtgtAAGTTCACATTTCTAGAAGGTTAACTTTTGTGCCCAGGTAACTTCAAGTCATCACAGCACAATCAGCCAAACAACTCTAACTGCATCTGAACTTTCTGTAGAAAAGATCTGCCTTCTATTTCTTTAATCCAGTTTTattaaggaagaaattaaattagaaataGAAGGGCTCCCCCTCCTATATTTACAGACTGCAAACTATATTGCTTTCCCATCAGGAATTCTAGCTTCCTTGTCAAATTTTGTTAAGCTTGGTAACTATCAGCACCCTCACGGTTTGGTCAAAAGCCCCGCAGACACAGAGTCCCTTTTTGTCGGGGCTCCAGTCCAGGCTGGAGATGGGCTGTGTGGACAGAGTCACATTCTGCAGGAGACTGACAGAGCCTGCCACCCCCATCTCGGATCCCTCCGAATCCTTCTTCGAGCGCTGCACCGGGTACTCGCTGccagggagaaaagcaaagcaaaaacaagAATTCAGGAATTTCATTTCATGGAAGAATAAAGGAAGTGGGAAATTGTGAATCCTGACAGCCCTCTCCTATTGctcttcatttttctgcctgtgctAAAAGCCTTTTCAGCTTTTACCACAGGCAGAAAAATTTCatcacagctctgcttctgAACCTTAATGCACCAACCTTATTGCATTTAGgacaattaaattatttttccatgtaaTGGAAGAAAATGTAAACCTAAGAATCATTAAGTCAAGGCTTTCAATATTCTTCTCAGCTGTAACTGCTACCACATGAGAATtttaagaaactttttttttttccatttatcaCCTTGTTAACCAAGGATATAATTAGATCTTCATTTTGTTAAGACAACAAGGGCAAGATTCACCTGTGCTGTCACATTCTCTTAGGGATTAATTCAGGATTCCAGATTTTGTACTGACACTGGAATCACCCCTTCTACTGCATTTGTAAGCAATAATTTTAACCAGATATTCTAAGGCTGGAAGCAGGACCCCACTCATCATTTTCAGCAAGATTCTTTCTTAAAACATTAAATGGTTGTTTTCTTGCTCCTAGCTGGAGAAGTGATCACTTACTATTTCCAGAGATGAAGGCTTCCAGATCCTCCACTTGTCATAAATACGTCTCTGTTCTGTGGCAGGTGCCGAACCTGCCAAATGGTGGATTTTTGTgcctaataaaaagaaatcagcattGTACAGAAGTCATTTGGGTGTGAATTTCATAGGAAAGGACACAATCTTAAAACAGAGATCACTTGTTTGAAGAGAGCCCAGCCTTCCCACAGTGGATGgttaatttcactttttaatttaatttaattttattttattttattttattttattttggttttaaattttatgGTATCTCTTGAAATTATTACTGGAATGGCATATATTACAAACACTGTGCAAACACAACACATAGTCAACAACTCAaacctcagccagggcactaaGATCACACAGTAACAGAAATTCCTTTCacttaggggaaaaaaccccaacacatcCTCTGACTTAATGCACATCTGTCTGCAAATGTCCACGAGGAAAAGCTTAAATGTACTAAATGAGCAACAAATTCTATTTTCACATCTcattacaaaattatttatagataaataaataaaatttattattttattctgtaaaaAGAATTTCTTTGATTCAGAATAAAGTACTTCCAAGACCTTATCTGCTTTGAATGAATGTATGGAAGAGATACTGAGTTGAAACTCAGTGTTTTCTAAAAAAAGGGAGTCCTAAAGAATTTCACCACAAAAGTGCCTTTTCTTGAATTGTCACCAGATTTTGTTCActaagcaaaaaacaaaacaagtaaGTTTTATGAAGTAACCTGGGCATTTCTTACCTACTTGTACTACACCTGTAGTAATTTGACAGCATGAATTTAGTAAGTTTGTCTCTTATTAATAAATTATCAGTCTCCCATACCTTCTCTGAAACAGAAGCAAAACCTTTGGTTGGATGCTGAGTTCTCATGTCAAAAACATGGAATTTTCCCTCAAGCGACGTGGCCACCAGCTTATTCATGTTTATATCTTTCCTGTCAAACTCCACACTGCAAACCTGGATATAGAACAAGATAAATCCAGTCCTGTAATTTAGTCACTGTTAACAAAAAATGGGTGTTCTGTGATTTGTAAATATGTATTAATCATTGATTTTTTCCACAATAACACCATCACCAAACAGGAAATAAACAAGTTCATCTGAAATCATGAATCCACTGAAAAATACCCCACCCTGTCCTGATCAAGAATGTGAGGGGTACAACTTGCTGAACCCCAAGGAAATTATTCCTTGGTACAATCTCAGCAGAAACTTATTCTGGGTAAGTTTCACACAGACAGAATCCTTTTAACTTCTCCATCCTACACAGGGGCTGGAATGAAAAGCACTTCTATGATTTCCTTACCCCGTTCTTGATGTTGGTCTCCCATCGCAGTGACATGGTCCTTAGGTCAAACAATTTGATGTCCCCGTTGTCATACCCAGCACACACAACACGTTCCTCTTGATTGTAAGCATTGcctgggcacagagaggggaTTAACCAGAACACACAGAACCTCTTTAGCCTGTACATTTCAGAAGTCCCAGGCCTGCAGTTTCAACTTATACAATAACAAGTTACTGTTGGGATATTAAGGTGTGGTGAACTGGTTTTCAAACCTGACAGGTCTACAAAAATCCTGTGTAGGACACAAGCAGCTTTGCtctctccaaaaaaaaatccagagctCACATCAAGCCTTGCTGTTTTCTCTGATTAGGTCTCAAGTTTCAAAGGTCTGCTCTTAAATTAAATCCTTAATGCTCGGTAGCTGGACCTACACTACAACAGGGATGAGTTCCCTGTACATGGCAACATTTACATTGCACACAGCTGGATatattgtttttacattcctaGGCACATAAATAAAGTTTGCACAGCTTGTCTGTGAAACCACAGAATCATcaaatcatttaggttggaaaagacttcaaGATGATCAAGTCCAACTAAAAATGCTGACCAAAAGCGATTAGAGAATGAGTCCAAAACCTAACTACCACAACCCCACAAAACTGgttcattttgaagaaaaaagataaatttaacAGAGTAGAAATGCAAAGCCTGCTACTTATGCATCCACACAAAATAAAGTATTCCATAACATCCTGAAATGCACTGAGTATCATCAAAGCACAATCCTGTCAGAGGGAGGGATGGTCACAATCAGGTCAATTACCAAATGCCACAGTCCAGCAGTCTCTTTTGCTCTCCCCCTGTACAGGTTCCATGTTAGCCACAGGAGTGTCCTGCCTCGGGTCCCACACCTTCACAGTCCCTGGGAAAGAAAGACACAACAGATTCTGTGTTAGGAATACACTGTCACACCATATTCACCTGCCCAGGAAAGCCCTTTGCTTTTCATCCTAATCATTCAAAAGACAGGAGCAACTCTTTCAGTTCTAGAAAGCTTCACTGTGTTTTGTGGATGTGAGAAAgaaccacaaaaccaaacagaaacagAGTGGAAGCATTTGTTAAGGACGTGTTTTCCCTAGCtgatattttgcatttattctgGTTTGTGTTCCTTCAGTCTCATGGCCAGTGACAACAGTGCCTTTTGCTTATCTGTGGCTTCTAGAAGAATCAGAGAAATCCAAGCAAGACTCAAAAGACAGCGCACAAAGAACTAGTTGCAACAGCTTGTAACTAGTTCAGatggcaggctgtgccctgccatCAAGAGCCTGCAGGCTCACAGCAACTGGAAAGACTTGCAGAGGTCACTAACTCACCATCTCGACTGCCAGTCACAATTTCTGGTGCACCTTCCCCAATTCCTAAGCCACCTACACCATCTATACTGTTTATGATTTCCTTATGACCTTTCACAGAATACACTGGTTTTTCAGGAGCTTCTAAATTCCTAGGcgagaaagaaaaagaacagaagacaTGGCATTTTTCCTTGACACTCAGGACTTGTACAAAAATGAAACTCGAGCACAAATCATAAAAGCTCAGATTAACGGTGAGAACAAAAATGGGTATCATCACTAAGAACCAAGAGTTGTTGTTTTGACTCCttctttggctgctgctttaGACTGCTCCAAAAGTTTTTGCTCTGTTCTGGACCTCCCTGTTTGTAAAGGCAGTTGTGGGATTCACACAGCAACCACTCAGACCCAGCTTTCACACTGGGCTCAAAAACAAATCTCACTACAGATCAAAATATCCAGTCAGCTTTACTTTCAGTAGGTCCATAAAATAACTTGAATCACTCATCCCCACCTAGCTCTGACTACTGCTCTCTAACTTCAGGTGAATGCTGTATCCAGCCATGAGCTTCATGGTTCTTTCCCACTAATTCCCATTCTTTGAGAATCcttcacaattttattttacttttcaacTAGTAACTGTTCCATGTAATTCTTGCTATTCCAATGAGAACTAGGAGTTCCTTGACACAAGGCAATATAACAGTAATGATAATAAACAATACCCTTTTGACATTACTACTTTATTTGATCATAAATTTGCCTACACATTAATTACACAAAAAATTCAGGGGCCTAGAGGAAACATTTGGAATTTcaagattaaaaatatatttaatctaGGCACAAAATTTAGGTTGAACACAACCTCTTATTTGTACTCATGCAGCCATTCAAAAGCCTCTTTTCAGAGGACAACCTCACAGAACTTTACAGGTTTttgcagctgcacacagaagACAGGAGTGAAGCAG encodes the following:
- the DNAAF10 gene encoding dynein axonemal assembly factor 10, which produces MSVGAERPQVVSHVQHALSYTVFDCRWVPRSARLLCLGSAARGTGLIQLYELHGARLELLREIEKPKPIKCGTFGATSLQQRYLATGDFDGNLHIWNLEAPEKPVYSVKGHKEIINSIDGVGGLGIGEGAPEIVTGSRDGTVKVWDPRQDTPVANMEPVQGESKRDCWTVAFGNAYNQEERVVCAGYDNGDIKLFDLRTMSLRWETNIKNGVCSVEFDRKDINMNKLVATSLEGKFHVFDMRTQHPTKGFASVSEKAQKSTIWQVRHLPQNRDVFMTSGGSGSLHLWKYEYPVQRSKKDSEGSEMGVAGSVSLLQNVTLSTQPISSLDWSPDKKGLCVCGAFDQTVRVLIVTKLNKI